A region from the Actinomycetota bacterium genome encodes:
- a CDS encoding heavy-metal-associated domain-containing protein, translated as MARVTLNTTGMHCGSCAMLIRMNVGDIEGVESVSVDLASATTEVEYDPAVLDVQRIVDEIVASGYGAEPVA; from the coding sequence ATGGCGCGCGTGACTCTGAACACCACCGGGATGCACTGCGGCTCCTGCGCGATGCTCATCCGGATGAACGTGGGCGACATCGAGGGCGTCGAGAGCGTCTCGGTCGACCTTGCGAGCGCCACGACGGAGGTCGAGTACGACCCGGCCGTCCTCGACGTGCAGCGCATCGTCGACGAGATCGTGGCGAGCGGCTACGGCGCCGAGCCCGTGGCCTGA
- the rpoN gene encoding RNA polymerase factor sigma-54: MELRQRPELRHKVTLSPQVYQGLTMLAMPVLEVRELVENEILENPVLETEEDAEDAEESLDEAAEREAAAEDAEAWDEWLQMYDDLDSGERDGPRDPNAEEPNTEDYIGGVQTFDDHLLDQISMLDLTPEVERAARAIVGTLDDDGFFVGDCGEIAAVAGVTRGQAEAALGIVQQLDPPGVGARSLAEALKIQLDYLGIDEPVLVRIIDAHMPDVAASRVRKIARALRVSEDEISRLLEILRGLNPRPAGAFSGGTSPGYIVPDVTLRRFGDEWMVIPNGDAVPTLRVSARYRAMSKSDSTVDDETRKYLRERIRSAQMFIRNLDRRKDTISRIAAIVLEVQSDFFEDGKGPLRPLRLEDVAVELGVHLSTVSRGVTGKYVATPYGLFELKHFFSGGYRTSTGMDVAATTVKSRLKELVRDEDGQRPLSDQALAELLSEDGVTVARRTVAKYREELGIEPSWSRKRR, from the coding sequence ATGGAGCTCCGGCAGCGGCCGGAACTGAGGCACAAGGTCACGCTGTCGCCCCAGGTCTACCAGGGGCTGACGATGCTCGCCATGCCCGTGCTCGAGGTCCGGGAACTCGTCGAGAACGAGATCCTCGAGAACCCGGTCCTCGAGACCGAGGAGGACGCGGAGGACGCCGAGGAGTCCCTGGACGAGGCCGCCGAGCGTGAGGCCGCGGCCGAGGACGCCGAGGCGTGGGACGAGTGGCTCCAGATGTACGACGACCTCGACTCCGGCGAGCGCGACGGGCCGCGGGACCCGAACGCCGAGGAGCCGAACACCGAGGACTACATCGGGGGCGTGCAGACCTTCGACGACCACCTGCTCGACCAGATCTCGATGCTCGACCTGACCCCGGAGGTGGAGCGCGCGGCCAGGGCGATCGTCGGCACGCTCGACGACGACGGGTTCTTCGTCGGCGACTGCGGCGAGATCGCGGCGGTGGCGGGCGTGACACGGGGGCAGGCCGAGGCGGCGCTCGGCATCGTCCAGCAGCTCGACCCGCCCGGCGTCGGTGCGCGGTCGCTCGCCGAGGCGCTCAAGATCCAGCTCGACTACCTCGGCATCGACGAGCCCGTCCTCGTGCGCATCATCGACGCGCACATGCCCGACGTCGCCGCGTCGCGCGTCCGCAAGATCGCGCGTGCCCTGCGCGTGAGCGAGGACGAGATCTCGCGGCTGCTGGAGATCCTGCGCGGTCTGAACCCCCGGCCAGCCGGCGCGTTCTCGGGCGGCACGTCACCCGGCTACATCGTGCCCGACGTGACGCTGCGCCGTTTCGGCGACGAGTGGATGGTCATCCCGAACGGGGACGCGGTGCCGACGCTGCGGGTCTCTGCGCGCTACCGGGCGATGTCCAAGTCGGACTCGACCGTCGACGACGAGACCCGCAAGTACCTGCGCGAGCGGATCCGCTCGGCGCAGATGTTCATCCGCAACCTCGACCGCCGGAAGGACACCATCTCGCGCATCGCGGCGATCGTCCTGGAGGTGCAGTCGGACTTCTTCGAGGACGGGAAGGGCCCGCTGCGGCCGCTGCGGCTCGAGGACGTGGCGGTCGAGCTCGGCGTGCACCTGTCGACCGTGAGCCGCGGCGTGACGGGCAAGTACGTGGCGACGCCGTACGGCCTGTTCGAGCTGAAGCACTTCTTCTCGGGCGGCTACCGGACGTCGACCGGCATGGACGTGGCGGCGACCACGGTGAAGTCGCGCCTGAAGGAGCTCGTCCGCGACGAGGACGGACAGCGTCCGCTCTCGGACCAGGCCCTTGCCGAGCTGCTCAGCGAGGACGGTGTGACGGTCGCGCGGCGTACCGTGGCGAAGTACCGCGAGGAGCTCGGCATCGAGCCGTCGTGGTCGCGGAAGCGGCGGTGA
- a CDS encoding PAS domain-containing protein — MPAPLSRTRGFGRTLPGEAALIAAGLVAVAGLHLWAARYGDPIQLHLAFTRLYYVPILYAAWVFGVRGGALAALATSVVFALQAHMFHGGLFEASGSHLIEVASFFVVGGLFGWLLDLHAARRAESLEVEVSGGSAYRKLEARAMEIMIVRNYIDTVVRSLSSGVLTVGPDGSVTTANPAAERMLGVTEGQMVPRPMASLLSDDAGLDKDLAKVLGGRLPRLAREAEVRTFDGRALHVRTSVSRMVDGSGRILGAVVTINDMTEVHALTERLIRADRLAALGQLTAGVAHEIRNPLTAVRTWAQILEEGRCNPDTIAKATAVIREETDRVERVIDTLLRFGRPPEPVVGRLDVRDVLRDVALFTRRFADRGGVTIVEEYPGDLPDVLADADQLKQVFVNLVTNAVQVMDDGGTVRLTAAAADGFVRVRVADDGPGIPSEELSRVFDPFFTRREDGTGLGLSIVHRIVEEHRGHIEVTSRPGEGTVFTVVLPVAPPQGAERTVPAGEDAGEGEGS; from the coding sequence ATGCCCGCGCCTCTGAGCCGCACGCGGGGATTCGGCCGGACGCTGCCGGGCGAGGCCGCGCTCATCGCCGCGGGACTGGTGGCGGTGGCGGGGCTGCACCTCTGGGCGGCGCGTTACGGCGACCCGATCCAGCTGCACCTCGCGTTCACGCGCCTCTACTACGTACCGATCCTGTATGCCGCGTGGGTGTTCGGCGTTCGCGGAGGTGCGCTCGCGGCACTGGCCACGTCCGTGGTGTTCGCCCTCCAGGCGCACATGTTCCACGGCGGCCTGTTCGAGGCCTCGGGCAGCCACTTGATCGAGGTCGCATCCTTCTTCGTGGTGGGCGGGCTGTTCGGCTGGTTGCTCGACCTTCACGCCGCACGGCGTGCGGAGTCGCTCGAGGTCGAGGTGTCCGGGGGCTCCGCGTACCGCAAGCTCGAGGCGCGGGCGATGGAGATCATGATCGTGCGCAACTACATCGACACGGTCGTCCGCTCGCTGTCCAGCGGCGTGCTGACCGTCGGTCCCGACGGTTCCGTCACCACCGCGAACCCGGCCGCGGAGCGGATGCTCGGCGTGACGGAGGGCCAGATGGTGCCGAGGCCGATGGCGAGCCTGCTCTCCGACGACGCCGGGCTCGACAAGGACCTCGCGAAGGTGCTCGGCGGCCGGCTTCCACGGCTCGCCCGGGAGGCGGAGGTGCGCACCTTCGACGGCCGCGCGCTCCACGTCAGGACGTCCGTCTCGCGCATGGTCGACGGCAGCGGCCGCATCCTCGGTGCCGTGGTGACGATCAACGACATGACCGAGGTGCACGCCCTGACCGAGCGCCTCATCCGGGCGGACCGGCTCGCCGCGCTCGGCCAGCTCACGGCTGGTGTGGCGCACGAGATCCGCAACCCTCTCACGGCCGTGCGCACCTGGGCGCAGATCCTCGAGGAGGGCCGCTGCAATCCCGACACGATCGCGAAGGCGACCGCGGTCATCCGTGAGGAGACCGACCGGGTCGAGAGGGTCATCGACACGCTGCTGCGCTTCGGTCGTCCGCCCGAGCCCGTGGTGGGCCGCCTCGACGTGCGTGACGTGCTGCGCGACGTCGCGCTGTTCACGCGGCGCTTCGCCGACCGCGGCGGCGTGACGATCGTCGAGGAGTACCCCGGCGACCTGCCCGACGTGCTCGCGGACGCCGACCAGCTCAAGCAGGTGTTCGTGAACCTCGTCACCAACGCGGTGCAGGTCATGGACGACGGCGGCACGGTCCGGCTGACGGCCGCCGCCGCGGACGGGTTCGTGCGCGTGAGAGTGGCGGACGACGGCCCGGGCATCCCTTCGGAGGAACTCAGCCGCGTGTTCGACCCGTTCTTCACGCGGCGCGAGGACGGGACGGGCCTCGGCCTGTCGATCGTCCACCGCATCGTCGAGGAACACCGGGGGCACATCGAGGTCACGAGCCGCCCGGGAGAGGGTACGGTGTTCACAGTCGTTCTGCCCGTAGCGCCGCCTCAGGGCGCCGAGCGGACCGTGCCGGCCGGCGAGGATGCCGGCGAGGGGGAGGGGTCGTAG
- a CDS encoding cytochrome c biogenesis protein CcdA: MGANVGAAAAFGAGLVSFLSPCVLPLIPAYLSFITGLSLAELGSGDRRVLDVLGPVLLFVAGFTLVFVGSGASASVLGQLLSRHQALLQRIAGAVIVLLGVYLLDVVRVPWLTGLHVDPARARSFGRGASFVLGLLFPFALGTCAGPVYGAILMLAADAGTVSTGVLLLGAYAAGLAVPFVAVGLLFGRLSGALRALQRHAKAINRGAGVVLIVTGALMLLGRFEQLGLWLGSVLPSVGG; the protein is encoded by the coding sequence GTGGGCGCGAACGTCGGTGCCGCCGCGGCCTTCGGAGCGGGCTTGGTCTCGTTCCTGTCGCCGTGTGTTCTGCCCCTGATCCCCGCGTACCTGAGCTTCATCACCGGGCTGTCGCTCGCTGAGCTCGGCTCCGGCGATCGCCGGGTCCTCGACGTGCTCGGGCCCGTGCTGCTGTTCGTGGCCGGCTTCACGCTCGTCTTCGTGGGCAGCGGTGCGAGCGCCTCGGTGCTCGGCCAGCTGCTCTCGCGCCATCAGGCGCTGCTGCAGCGCATCGCCGGGGCGGTGATCGTGCTGCTCGGCGTCTACCTGCTCGACGTGGTCCGCGTGCCGTGGCTCACAGGGCTTCACGTGGACCCTGCGCGTGCCCGGTCGTTCGGGCGGGGCGCGTCCTTCGTGCTCGGGCTGCTGTTCCCGTTCGCGCTCGGCACGTGCGCGGGGCCGGTGTACGGCGCCATCCTCATGCTCGCCGCCGATGCCGGCACGGTGTCGACGGGCGTGCTCCTCCTGGGCGCATACGCGGCGGGGCTGGCGGTGCCCTTCGTCGCCGTCGGCCTGCTGTTCGGACGCCTGTCCGGCGCCCTGAGGGCGCTGCAGCGCCACGCCAAGGCGATCAACCGGGGCGCCGGGGTCGTGCTCATCGTCACGGGGGCGCTCATGCTCCTGGGGCGCTTCGAGCAGCTCGGGCTGTGGCTCGGGTCGGTGCTGCCTTCGGTGGGCGGCTGA
- a CDS encoding sigma-54-dependent Fis family transcriptional regulator, producing MTRRVLVADDERNIRSGLVAGLAEDGYEVLEAASGKEALAAVAEHHPDVIILDQKMPAPNGLEVLRTLRAGGDETPVIMVTAHGGIEQAVEAMKLGATEYLAKPFDLAEVRLALEKIARVADLSAEVERLRTELDRDWDIDGIVAADTRMLDVLDTVGKVAPTNATVMVYGESGTGKELVARAVHKLSPRASKPFVSIHAGALPETLLESELFGYEKGAFTGATMAKPGRFEMANGGTLFLDEIGDITAGVQVKLLRVLQERQFERLGGTRAIEVDVRIVAATNQDLQRLIADGTFREDLYYRLNVVPITLPPLRKRPDDIPRLVAHFLEKYEAGSKRISQDAMEALATYSWPGNIRELENTIERIVILSRDDEIVIGDLPGEVRAGAPAVRTGVKGFALPDEGIDLEEVELGLVRQALERSGGSVAAAAKLLGLTPATLRVRMDRWGIAAGGD from the coding sequence ATGACGCGTCGCGTGCTCGTCGCCGATGACGAGAGGAACATCCGCTCGGGCCTGGTCGCAGGTCTGGCGGAGGACGGATACGAGGTGCTCGAGGCCGCGAGTGGCAAGGAGGCGCTCGCGGCGGTCGCCGAGCACCATCCGGACGTGATCATCCTCGACCAGAAGATGCCCGCCCCCAACGGACTCGAGGTGCTGCGCACCCTGCGCGCCGGCGGCGACGAGACGCCGGTCATCATGGTCACCGCGCACGGAGGGATCGAGCAGGCCGTCGAGGCCATGAAGCTCGGCGCCACGGAGTACCTCGCCAAGCCGTTCGACCTCGCGGAAGTGCGCCTCGCTCTCGAGAAGATCGCGCGCGTCGCCGACCTGTCCGCGGAGGTGGAGCGCCTGCGCACGGAACTCGACCGCGATTGGGACATCGACGGGATCGTGGCGGCCGACACGCGCATGCTCGACGTGCTCGACACGGTGGGCAAGGTCGCGCCCACGAACGCGACGGTCATGGTGTACGGCGAATCGGGAACCGGCAAGGAGCTCGTGGCGCGCGCCGTGCACAAGCTGTCGCCGCGCGCGTCGAAGCCGTTCGTGTCGATTCACGCCGGCGCGCTTCCGGAGACACTGCTCGAGAGCGAGCTGTTCGGCTATGAGAAGGGCGCCTTCACCGGCGCCACCATGGCCAAGCCGGGCCGATTCGAGATGGCCAACGGCGGGACGCTCTTCCTCGACGAGATCGGGGACATCACCGCGGGCGTGCAGGTGAAGCTGCTCCGGGTGCTGCAGGAGCGGCAGTTCGAACGGCTCGGCGGGACCCGTGCCATCGAGGTCGACGTGCGCATCGTCGCCGCGACCAACCAGGACCTCCAGCGGCTCATCGCCGACGGGACCTTCCGCGAGGACCTGTACTACCGCCTGAACGTGGTGCCCATAACCCTGCCGCCGCTGCGCAAGCGTCCGGATGACATCCCGCGGCTCGTGGCGCACTTCCTCGAGAAGTACGAGGCGGGATCGAAGCGCATCTCCCAGGACGCGATGGAGGCGCTCGCCACGTACTCATGGCCGGGCAACATCCGCGAGCTGGAGAACACGATCGAGCGGATCGTCATCCTCTCGCGCGACGACGAGATCGTGATCGGCGACCTTCCCGGTGAAGTGCGGGCGGGCGCCCCCGCCGTGCGGACCGGCGTGAAGGGCTTCGCGCTGCCGGACGAAGGCATCGACCTGGAGGAGGTCGAACTCGGTCTCGTCCGGCAGGCGCTGGAGAGGTCGGGCGGCAGCGTGGCCGCCGCCGCGAAGCTGCTCGGTCTCACGCCCGCGACGCTGCGGGTGCGCATGGACCGGTGGGGCATCGCCGCAGGCGGGGACTGA